The Triticum aestivum cultivar Chinese Spring chromosome 5A, IWGSC CS RefSeq v2.1, whole genome shotgun sequence genomic sequence AAGAATGCATTTGGGTCAAGAAAGAAGAATTGAGTCACAGCTGATTGGTGGTAATGGTTCTCTGCagagattttctggtaattttttCCATATAGAATAGTTGAAACGGTAGTGAGTAAAGAATTTAGCCCACTCTACTGAATGTAGTTTTGGAAGAACAGAAGGTTTTTACATACTAAAGGACAGTGTTTGGTTAGTCCAACGTAAAGTAGGAATTACCTCATTCTTGCACCAGCTCATTCCATAACCGGGTCAAGTGATTTGAGTTTTATTGATCCTACTGTATTTGTATGTGCCCGCAGGGTTCAATCACAGGTGAATGCCGTGCGACAGGATGAGCAAGCTGAAGCCTAGGAAATTTGTGCACATACAGCTTCGAAGAGAGGTAGAGACCGAAGTGAGCAGCTGCTGCCGAAAAGGCCTTGAAACTCGGAACCGAGCTTGCAGACAATGTGCATCtgtttccctttgccatttttggCGCAGGGTCCGGCTCGTCAAAGTTGGGATGAAGCATAGCAAGGTTTTAGATAGATCAAGGGGGAAAATTTTCCGGTCCGGTCGTGTTATTTCTTGGATAGCGTTTGTTCATTCTGGGTCGACTCTGTTTTTTCCCTCGTCGCAATTTTCCTGGACAGAGCAGAGTGTGCAACTGTAAGAAATGATGAAGTCGTCACTGCTGTGAAAGAAATTCCGTTGGTTGGTACTTATGCAAAGTCTGCTTGGTTGCTTCCTCCTGATGGTACCAaaaatgtgtgtgcgtgtgtgttgctGACGTTGAAATACAGGAAAATCATGCGTCGCTGCAACACCTGTCTAACTTCAACTAACTTCTGTTGCAACAACGGAATGGGCAACGTGACGGCCGCCATAGTATTATTATTATCAATATGTCTAATTCACATCTGATGTTTTTAAGGATGTCATATCTAAGCTCTCATAAATAAGGAActatggtatccccagcccatcagggttcaaatcccgATGATTCCGgcgatgcacattcagtgggaggagacgtacCCATCGGTGACTTAGtaaatctcaagataatatgcCGGTTCAgtttttcggaggtgctcataggggcagGGTGTGTGTGTGAGTTCATAGGGTGACTGTATACGCGTGTacatgagcgcttgtgtctgtactgatgttcaaaaaaaatgtCGCTTGTGATTTTGCTAGCATTTTCATGTCCTTCTGACAACTTGCACCTTCACCATGCACAAATGGTTCAGACATTCTAAACATAGGCGGCTTTGGTCAGCAAGAGGATGCACCTCCGACGATGATGGCGAGCCGCATATGCATGCACGGACAAGCTCGCCTCCCGCTCACGGCAGCCAGCCACAGCATCCTCCCCCCTCTTCTGGTGTGCCCTATAAAAGCAGGGCAGCAAGAAGAGGTACAGCAGCGACAGCGGCAACAAGGAACAGTTCAAGAGAAGAtggcttcttcttcctcgtcggtgCTGCTGGTTGCGGCGGTGTTGGCCGCGGTTGTGTGCGGCGCACACGGCATCGCCAAGGTTCCCCCGGGCCCCAACATCACGGCATCGCCTGCGAGCTACGGCAACAAGTGGCTGGACGCCAAGACCACGTGGTACGGCAAGCCGACGGGCGCCGGGCCCAAGGACAACGGCGGCGCCTGCGGGTACAAGGAGGTGGACAAGGCCCCCTTCCACGGCATGACCTCCTGCGGCAACATCCCCATCTTCAAGGACGGCCGCGGCTGCGGCTCCTGCTTCGAGCTCAAGTGCACCAAGCCCGAGGCCTGCTCCGGCGAGCCCACCATGGTGACCATCACTGACAAGAACGAGGAGCCCATCGCCCCCTACCACTTCGACCTCTCCGGCCACGCCTTCGGCTCCATGGCAAAGAAGGGCGAGGagcagaagctgcgcgacgccggcgaggtggagaTCAAGTTCCGGCGCGTCAAGTGCAAGTACCCGGCGGGCACCAAGGTGAACTTCCACGTGGAGAAGTCCTCCAACGAAAACTACCTGGCACTGGTGATCAAGTTCCTCCAAGGCGACGGCGACGTGGTGGGCGTGGACATCAAGCAGAAGGGCGAGGACAAGTGGACCGAGCTCAACGAGTCGTGGGGAGCCGTGTGGAGGATCGACACCCCCCACAAGCTCATCGGCCCCTTCTCCGTCCGCTACACCACCGAGGGCGGCACCAAGACCGTCGTCGACGACGTCATCCCCAAGGGCTGGAAGCCCGACACCTCCTACGAGGCCAAGGGCGGGtactgaagatgatgatgatgatgatattaatTAACTTCTTTTCGCTCGAAAGAAGAATAAACCAGCTGCACATATATTATACATATGATGCGATGAGAGCATGACTATATATACTTATTCATTCATTTACTATAGGGAAAGAGCGTGGACAACTAATAATTTCTTGTTTTGATGTATCTAAACTTGCTCATGATTGTAAACATGTTTTATTAATAGAAATTGGTATACACGCATTAattatgttttcttttctttcaaaaATACCATGAAAGATGGTCACAACGGGCTCAAGCTAGCccgttatttttcttcttctcaaaAACTGAATTGCCACACCTAAACAACAGGGCAGCACTATAGCTCACTTGGAGACCACTTAGTTAGGTCGCTGGATGGTCTCCATTTTCGCCAAGGGGAATGTATTAATATTGCAAAGATATCGATTACACCCAGACTCTGCAACACTGAAATGTTTTACAGACATTATGGATGCACACTAACCtacaacaaaaaagaagaagaagaagaaaacaaaagatccCGCTACGGTGATCAAAACCATGTAGCTGCAAAGCAAACCACCGGGAACGCAGCACCCGGAGTCCAAATTCTCCAAAAGCGACGCTTCCAAGAAGGAAACAGTGCACAAGTGTTGTCGCCTCCCGATCATAGATCTCAGGTTTTCACTCTGAACAAAAGTCCGCGCTCTTAAAACAATGCTTTCAACAAGGCCGTTGCCAAGCACAACCACTTAAGGTCATACCTTGGATTTTCACCTTGAAAGATAAGACTATGTACTCCTCCTGTGTTGCCGCGTCCACTTGCTGATGCCGCTGCTACAAGTCAAGAAACACCAAGAAAAGTCCTCATCCCCTCGAGGACAGAGTCTGTCGTTGCGAGACCTCATAACTCAATTGCCATGACATTCTCGGACACTATCTTCATCATGGAAATCGAAACACCGACATGTCCCATGATGGCAACATACAGCGAAGCTTCGCGTCACTCCCTCCTGAAGCCGCATAGCCAAAAATTGGGTTAACATGACCTAATCCCGCCCGATCCAGCAATCTACAGGCATCAAGCGCCCAATAGAGATCGCCGGTGGAGCCTTCAGGAACCTgtctgtgacgcccagataattaagctatagtaatcccacgttaaagatgccacgtcacctcggttattgttgctaatctcgcattagttcaaaaacgtttcaaattcaaaatttaaaatcaagcaaacaataaaagttttcaaatattaaaactaaaatgttcaataaataatagataaatcagaggctatgataaaattgtaaacaacattattgaaagttaataagtgacttaaacaacctcaaacgatgactgaaaacattatttaataacTTTTTTTATTtatacaaaataaatatgaaatgataattactccaaactagtttttggtggtaggataTATTGTGCTATTATTTGTGGGCCAACTATCATGTTTTACAAAACTTATTTGTTGCCCAAACAATTAGCTAAAAAAAGAAAAAGtagaacaaaacaaaaaaaaagagaggaaaggaAACCCCCCATCCtggcctcggcccagcaggccgaTGGGCCGCCAGACCGGCCCACCCCGGTCCCCCTTAACCCCCCACTCCCCTTGACCTAGAGCGGTCCCCCACTTCACCCACTTCCCCCCCACGCCTCGCTCCTCTCCCCACCccatctggatcgagatcgggagcAACCGTGCCCCCGAAcccgtcgacgccgccgccgcccggaggaCCACCTCGCCGGAGCTCCCCCCGTTGGATCTGGATCGGCACCCGAGCCGATCCCCGGTGCCCGCtttcgccgccgttcgccgtcacCATGCCGGACCCCGTCGCCGGAACCTCCCCGCCGGCCTGTCTCCTCCTCATCGCCGACCTGCTTCCCCTCTGGCGCCGTCGTCCCCGCCGCCCTCCTCGCGCCCCGCTGCCCCGACCCCTCCTCCGCGCGGTGAGGCCCCGGCCTTTCCTTCTCTTCCCCTGCTCCAGGCCGCGCCCTGGCCGCTCGCATGACGGCGCGTGCACCCGCACCCCTCACCTCTGTCCGCACCCGCGCTCCGTTGGAGCGCACCGAGACCCGCGCCCGCTAGCTCCTCGAGCTGCAGCTGTGCCGCCCGCGTGCTGCCTCTGCTACTGCACTACGGCCCGCCTCGCCGTGGCTCCCGCCCGGCCACTTCCCCGCAGCCATCTGCCGCGGTCACCGCGCCCCTCGTCGCGCCCCAGGTCCCTTGCACACGCTCCGCCCGCACCCCCTAGTCGTCGTGCCCATGCCCCGCTTCGACCCTCCGCACTCGCGCCCACCGGTGCAGTgctctactactgctgctgctgctctaccTCCCTGACCGTGCCGGCCCCgtgctgctgctgtttcttctccGCTGTCGTCCCGCATCGTCCTCTGCAGCCTAGTTCGCCCCACTCGCGCTGGACCCGCCTTGGCCGCGCCCGGCCTTTCCCCTGCTCCGCCCACACGCCGCCCGCGTCGGCCTTGGC encodes the following:
- the LOC543456 gene encoding major pollen allergen Hol l 1; the protein is MMASRICMHGQARLPLTAASHSILPPLLVCPIKAGQQEEVQQRQRQQGTVQEKMASSSSSVLLVAAVLAAVVCGAHGIAKVPPGPNITASPASYGNKWLDAKTTWYGKPTGAGPKDNGGACGYKEVDKAPFHGMTSCGNIPIFKDGRGCGSCFELKCTKPEACSGEPTMVTITDKNEEPIAPYHFDLSGHAFGSMAKKGEEQKLRDAGEVEIKFRRVKCKYPAGTKVNFHVEKSSNENYLALVIKFLQGDGDVVGVDIKQKGEDKWTELNESWGAVWRIDTPHKLIGPFSVRYTTEGGTKTVVDDVIPKGWKPDTSYEAKGGY